The Nerophis lumbriciformis linkage group LG09, RoL_Nlum_v2.1, whole genome shotgun sequence nucleotide sequence TTGGCTCTCATTGTAGTTGGGTGGGCAAATAGAAGAGTAGTGGAATCTCCGCTTTTCGCCTCTGTTATGCTTTTTGACCCCACTTCTCATAGAGTTGTTGGTCCAATAAATGTGAGTGTGATATTCCTTCTTTGTTGGAAGGAGATTTGTTTACCACAGTCGCGCCACAGCTAAcgttattatttttatcatttcatctttttttgttaaatgcgacaatgcacattaatgaataatatataacatgtactgtaaatgtgccAGGTTGTAGCAATAGgcaaatttccatctgcagtccccgaCTGGTTGATAGCATATACAAGCGATATGTTAGCAATTTAGAAAGACATAGAATTAGCCCTTCACCAAACTAAACTGGAGGAGAACATCCTGTGCCTGAGCACCCTATATAAGCATATGCAACCCAGAGCTTATGAAAAGTACCTGGCCAATTTACTTTGTGATGAACaataatacagtggaacctctactTACGAAACCCCATTTGCGAAATTTTCGGTTTACAAACTATTAGATTGAGCCAAGTATGCCTCTGTTtgtgaacgcttcattcattcattttgtgtcccgcTGGCAGGCATTTTATGCTTGCTTGTATTGAAGAGTTCGAGGAAAGTTTTTAAtttctggaaaaagatgccaaagcgGATTTGTATCACAGCGGAGGAAAAGGCCCTACCTCTTCCAAGAGCACACACTCATGGAATCCTCCCCCCGACCCCCACCCTTCTCCCCCTCGGTCTACTCTTTCCTCTAGTCAGCTACTCATTTGCCGATGActttgaaagtggattttactttttaaaatgtttattattgtagcaatatgtttttatagttaatgattttttattttattttgatcgtttgtgagggcacctaaGGGCCTTCTGTGTGCGGGTGTTGAAAGAAAAGCGCAGAGGAAAGCAGCTTGTTATTTTGGCTTGTTATTAATTGGAAAGTTATTCCATCACCCCCTtgatatgtttgtttgatatgaaGTACTGTATAGCTCTTCATATTGTGTTTTAAgtgtacaaaactgttgtatttattttttattatcagaaACAGACGAAAAGCAGTTCAACAAAAAGGTTCAATATTCAATACATGCATGCTTTTGTATAcctcaaagtgttaatactgatgTGTTAACTTCAGCTTTTTTTAATGAATCGgatgttttattttagtaaatGGCTAAGAATGCATCTATTTAATGTGTGTTAAAACAAATTACTTTATAAAGACACTATTTTTGTTCCAACCCTgggttaataataatgtaaagaaTATATGGACATTCCTCAAATTGAgggtttttcttatattttgttagtaaaatgaaaaaaagattatttacagttcataattaattaattgcttcttttttttaatcgcttCACAGCACAAattattttcactttggcccataCCAACAGATGTCGGCATTTCACCCCACTGCAGGACCACGTCCTTAATGATGCGCCCGTACGTGTTGACATAGACCCCCTCATCCTCGTAGCACAACAGCATCTCCATGCCATCTGAACTTGGCAGGAACACAATAGCGTGCGGTGTTATGTGGCTCTGGATCTGTTTGATAAAACAAAAAAGTATGTTCTTAACCGCATCAAAAAACCTTGCAAAAGAGATTTCATGTCAATGGGGCAAAacctggataaaaaaaaaaggatatatcAAAAAATTTAAACTGGAGATCAAAGTGGATTTAGGTCAGGGTTAAGACAGTTGCACAACTTACATGAACTGGGATGTAAATGTCATAGTTGTTCCCAGAGTCCACATCGATGGCGTGGAAGCCAGCACAAGAACCGTAGATGACCTTTAACCTCTGACCCTCCTCGACAGTCAGGTCGACAAGGACAGGCCTGTGTGGCAGGTCTGCAAAAGACTGGTTTACAATAAAAGAGGAGGTGCAAAGGTAAATAAAAGTGAGAAGACAATCATCTTGGACTATGGTTGCTTGGGCTACCTTGAAGGCCATGAATTTGTGATAAGGCTTGGGTGCCCAAGCATACACTTCCACTGCATTCTTCAAAGCAATCACCAGGAACTTTATCCTCTCGTATTTTACTAGACATAACAACCACAAGAACATGTGACTTAGGATACTCACATCAATAATTCACTGTGCCAAATGCATTTACGAGAATAACAAATCTGTCACTCACCGACTTTGTAGTGCACGCAGCCTTCCATCTCCCCCACTGTGGTCCAGCCTTGCTTCTTCTCTACTTCAGGGTCATTGTGGAGGATCTTGTTCCTCAGCCAGGCCAGGTAGTAGACACGGACCTTGTTTTTCTTGCCTTAATGAAAGGTACAGCAAGAGATGGCTTTCAGGGAGAGACTTAATGCTGTATTTCAATATTTGAATGTACAGTTGACCGTCAGAACTCAAACATAATTCAAGCCACAGACTGTTTGACCTTTCAATGATTTCCCCCATTAAAATCAAGGGAAATAGACGTAATTAGTTCCAAGGTTGAAACCTGCAACATTATAACATGTTTAAATACTGTTATTAGAGTACCACAAAAAGTAAAGATATGTTAGAACAAGGGCTATCAAAAATAACTAGCCATGTGATTAGTCACAAAACATTGCATTAAGCATGCATAtacggtagggctgggcgatatatcgagtttgtaaaatatatcgatatatttttaaacaagatatgaattgagaaaatatcgtaatatcgatataatttatttcatgttaaaatgaccaaacaccgcttaattgtgttccttgttctcccccgatTCCCACTCCCTCTCAACACTCATCGGCTATTAAATCCctgcccttcctccttccaaaacGTGCTTGCACTATAAGAACATTCTTGAGTTGGTTGTTTaccatgatgagtcacgattggttgagataaAGGCATAACTTTAGGGACAGGCCaaacagaggcaagatagggcgggtcatcgaaccaggaagggaaaccacaacagacacgcacatcccaaatgacgacgagtgAGTCgtagaagagggaatattcaagcgggcgatttatatatatataaaaaaactagtggaagatggcagagggattcttttCTTTAgacttttcttttagcgatgtagacgacgtccaggaaacccacaatgcgtctacttggccacatttggacaaatgtatgcgtctggataaaacattcatttgagttgtttaccacgtaagcccaaatcaaaattgTTCTTGAGTTGCGAAGCTgggcatatttcgcacgagaaatgctgccaaaaatgtatgccaaagtgaggaagatcatagctgcacaattaagtaaagtcacttacttggcgatgaccagaaccgtacgtgtgtgacagtctattacatcgtcgactgggaattaaaaagtgcctgcctgcaaatgtatttttttaaatctgagtttgatacattttgtattatttgcacagctatgttatttattttacgtagaaagaatatttttctattttatttatgttatgtaattctatgctacttaaacagtttattttctgtgctggtaatacccatcttgactaactgggttaataaaagtgccactgactgtttacagtacatttGTCATTCAGTTTAATTTTGGTggatctcgctcaaaaatgaatatctttatatgtatactttcaccggaaaatatatcgagatatatatcgaatatcaagtttaagtaaaaatatatcgagatgtactttttcgtccatatcgcccagccctaatatacggTACGcagattattttatatattttcacTACATTTGGTTACCTGATAGGCGGACGGGTTGTTATATTGTTCAGTGATCAggacaatgcatacgtcagtacaaAAATAATAAGTAGATGACGACCCCTGTGTTCGCTGGCACAATTCACTTGATAATAAACCCTGACTGAACTTTTGATAAaaggttaccaagttttgagcaaataaattatgTGCTGTCAAGTCAAGCattactttaaataaaataaaattgtatttgtgtcaaaatattgtgcTCTTTTTTATGTTAATTAAAAGTATGCAAACGAGCAATAACCTGTAActaatcaaaatgaatttaaattcaaaagtgtgattaatctgattaaaaataattattaattaactGCACTGGTTAGAACCTATGCCAAAATAAACTGTGGAAGCTAAAATTTAAATGCCTTTGTGATTAATTGGAAGTGTTTACTGGCAAAAAAACGATTTAATTTGTTGCTTTGTTGAATATGCTTTATTTTACTTATTCATTATGTTGCATTCTAGATTTTTGCATGACGTGTTGACCATATACATTGAAATTTTAGGTTTATTCCCAGATGTTCCACTCTAGTCCAAACATGATTTAaatgtaatgataataataataataatatctatgAAGCAGTTTTAAAAGACactttaaaccaaaaacaaattaataaaaatacacaaaGGAAAAGAGATTGCAGGATTAGGAAATTGATTAGTCCAGTACTAAAAGCAGTTTTGAAGAGGTAGATTTTTCGCAGTCTTTTGAAGGTTGTAAGACATTTCTGACACGTGAGGATTAAAAAGAAAAGCAAGCCCCAGAAGGAGAGAGCAGCAATAATTTAAAGGAGACATAGAACGGTTTTGAGGAGCTTGTGACACGCTTTAGTCAAAATACCCCAAGGTAATCAAGAATTAGAGCACACCTAAAATGCTCACAAACAGCCCTGTTCAGAGCAGTCGGTTTAGAATGTCATGTCTTGTGCTAAATAATAATGAGCCTTGCACATCCAGTCCTTCCTTGCACAAGCACTCAAGACTACCAGTGCAAAAAGTGAGGGGTTGATGGAGTAATAGTGCGTTCCCTAAGTAACACTGAAAACATTTGCGATATCGACAGTAGCAGACATGATAACACGTAGCAGTATTGACCTGAAATGGTGATAAGCAGGTTAAGGCCCTCCAGAACGTCCATCTGTTGGAACCTGCGAGAGTTGATGAGTGGATAGACTTTGCCCTGTCCACTGCGGTCAAGCAACTTCAGACCATTCTCTGTGCCCACCAACAGGTTAACACCTGGGGAAAAATATAATTAATGTTAGCACTTGTCCTGTTGATGGGGTAGAAAGAGCATGAGGATACAGCCATCTCTCAGGCATGAAGGGTAACTGATTGTTTTGATGGGAATTTTATACAATAGCCTTTAGAGTTTCTAGACGCCAACAAAGAATATCAACGCTACCATGATGACAGCATTTTTAAAGCAACAATTAGTTCAGTTCCAACCCAATTTCATCCATAGATGACTATATAAACATGACACATCATTATCAGTCGTCACCAGGAGACATGCTGCTTATGCTAAATAGCTTTTGAAAAAGGTCAGAAGAGCTAGAATTGATTTGAATAAAACCACTTTGATAATACACGCAGATGCTCTTTGTTCTTTCATGAAGAATTCTCTATGTCCGAGGAACACCAGCGACTACAGACCTACATATCCCGTCACATGTTGTAGTTTTTGTCATAGATTTATGTATATATCATTTTCActagactggagaaactgatcaggagGGCCggctctacgatcggaataaaactggactcactagtgagcatcatggatgatgccagtcaccctctgcataccgttatcagtagccagaggagcctgttcagtgctagactgcttcatcccaagtgcaggactaatagactcaaaaacaattttgtcccacacgccatcagactgtacaactcctctctggggggaattgggggtgggggggtactaggatcacaggtgatgcaaaacaataacatatacccccattatttattatttactttttaaattatttctcaattctgtacactgctgctggaatttttattttcctgagggaactctcctgaaggaatcaataaagatcTATCTAAAAGTAAAATTATTTCTCTGCACGTCCGAATAACTGTATTGATGCagcaacaattttttttgcattaatGCAATTCTTGGCATATGTTGTATTGTAGTACTCGTACCCCAAAGCGCAGCACACAGGATCTCAGAGTTGAACCTCTTCTTGTACTTGCGTATCTCAGGTGTGTCATTGGGAGGGCGTGTGTTGGTGGGATTTACATTCACCATGGAACCTTTCCTCACCTCCATCTTTAGCTGCTCAAATCGTGAGCCTAAAACATGAAAGGACCCATGGTATTCTTTAAAATGAAAGTGTTGAGACAAACTTAGATAAGCCTTCTGACTCACTGCTAACAGAGATGTTATCCACGGTACCTCCCGGTGTCTGGTACATTCCAAGATCCACAAATGTAGTGAAGGAGGACTTGCCAGGTGCCTTGACCAAGCATCTGGACTGATACTGGTGGGTGACACAACATGGATGAGTGCTACAAGGCTGTTTAATTTATTACATTGTCTGTAAGGATTATAGCTTTTAATCATGATATATGTTTTAGTTTTTACATTTCCAACATGCTCAGATATTTATCTACATAGATGTGAATGCAAATAGAGTTGAGATGGGGTTAAAACCATTGtgcaaaataatattaaaaatacagAATGTGAAACAAAAAAGGCAGTACATTGAGCTTCAAGGTGCAAGAGTGCATGTACATTGACAAATCCTGAATCCTGAAATTCCACTGCTTATGTGATGGCGGGATGCCATGCAGTATATGGAGCTCAAAACCCCCCACCAAGTATTTAGGGCTGATATATTTGGCATCACTCTTACATCATACACAGAGTCCTTCCCAGGGGAAGAGTGTGTGGTGGAATCAGTGGGGGAGTGAGAGGGCTGCACCACATCTGGCAAGTTAGTGTATCCATTGTGGCTCCGCTTCTCTGGGGTCTATCATGTACAAGAAAAGAACACAGATTCCAGcattttaagtacataacttaaAGGCTAAATGGTTTTCATTACTAAATGGAGACATATttaccccttacaaaaaaataccagATGTAGGAAATGTGTATTTAACATGATTACCTGTAAATTGCagaaacttattttattgtgttggGGACTGCCGGCTTTTTCTACACGAGGGCTGTCAAACGGCTAAAAAATGTAATTGCgataatcgcattttgttcatagttaactcaaaatttattgtgattaatcacatctagatagaatttttcatcattaataagtgtaccctagacagatcattttcaagttttaacaccatgaacggacaattaatttgcttgaATGAAATGTttataaacattatgctttttttaaacagttcaTCACAAAAAGTATAAACACCATTTAGtgacaataaatacaataaaatacacaatttaataacagtaaaaaatgctgctgtattgacatgaGCTAGTGAGCTGCTTTCTTGCCTTGGAGTTCGTGAAAGTTAATTATAGATTTTAAATCATGCcctttcacctggatagtaaaatgatgaggacataaactgagaagttattatgaagttattatgaatgtgcctgttactacattacatacatactatactgtctttacagcgtgtatataaaacattgatggaagtgtttggacgtttttaagcgctttataggcagaatagatcgACTCTGTTAGgcgccattgtaagcggacttttgctcGCACTTATTTACTaatcagtgaataaaaaaagaaaaacttatgtgtgcttgtcttacataaggactgtgaatgataggcaaaattccaaaaatggcagttcccctttaactggcttatcaatttttttttttagtatttattgaGGTTGAAAAGATGAGGGTTATAGAAAAATGTGAAAGTGTATTTAAATTGACCAGCATTGTCTgtctttgttggccctgcgataaggtgtaCTTCGTCTTCCgctcaaatgcagctgggataggctactaATCGAGCCACATTGCACTAAGACAACACAAGGTGGATTTAcatttagtgtgtgaatgtgagtgtaaatgttgtctgtctatctgtgttggccctgcgatgaggtggcgacttgtccagggtgtacccgcctacagcccgaatgcagctgagataggctccagcaccccccgcgacctcgtaagggacaagcggtaagaaaatggatggatggatggataggcacATGTGATTGTGATCATTTGATGTAAATCAGTGGCTTTCTTAGCTTGAATGATCAACGGGTATAAGTAAGAGTTACCTAAATGTAACATGGCCCATTTGGTTTACATGCAACAAGTAGACCAGGTGAACTTGCCTGTCTAGTTTGTAATAGTGTTTGATTTGAATTCCAATGACTTTTTTCATTTAGGTCACAGTGCATTTGCGCTTCATTACACATACACATGACTCACCCTCTGCACCAACATTGTATGATCTCCATAACCCCCAGCCTGCTCTACTTCTCCCTCCTCGGCCTCGTCTTCATGAACCACCATGGTGTTGACAGAATCAGTGTCCGCGTCCCTGTGACTAAAACAAAAAGGAGGCCATGATCAAGTAGCAGTTTTATTTTCaagaatgacaataatattaccgATCAGTTGGGCTCTCCTCCTCTTCGACTCCCTCCCCGCTTTCGCTCTCCTCACTGCTCTCACTGCTTTCCGAGGAGGAGGAGTAGTCATTAGCCTTGACTGGGGGCCTCGGCTGCTCCTCAGCACGCTCTTTGGCAAAGAGGCCATGGTCCTGCATTTATACACCATCATTCATTTATTGAAGTGTGCTAATGATTCAAACAAAACgtctttaaaacaaaataaaggaCAACTTATAATAAACAGATGCAAAGGTGTAGAAATAGTAAAAGAAAATGGTGTATAAAAAgtaacagaaaaaaaaacttgaCGACCACGTTTTACATGACCACACAGTAACAAACTACCTTTATGCAAGACATAACTGCATGCAACGCCATCTCTGTTTCCTACAAGTGAATGCAGATGCAAAGTCAAGCATAAACACTGAACATCCATACACTGCAGTACTGACCTCTCCTATTGCTCTCTTGTAACTCTACAATTGAGGAAATGTCAATACGTATTTAGGAAGAGTAGAAGCATGAGGGGAGACAACAGTGTCAACGTTAGAATAAAATATCTAGTTAGCAAATTTAGGGATCCAACGATTAACCAGTTTTACGATTAACTGtgattaaaaacatcactgttatTTCATCGCAAAGGGTCCACTATACCGTGTGTTTCAGTTTTGCTGGTATGTTATTTTTTGGCACAACCTGCACGgcacaaaaacaaggaaacaccAGGTGCTTACACGCACCTATCGAGAGCAACGCTAGTATGCTGCATTAGCTTAAAGATGGCAGTAGGACAAAGCAGCAAACTTTTCCCAACCCCCAAAAAAGCTAAAGTCGGCAGTATGGGAACATTTTGGGTACCTAAAAATTACCAAGGCGTCATTGAAGACGATGGTTCACCCATTTGCAAAACACGACAAAAGAAAGTTGTGGCTAAAGGCTCTAACACGTTCAATAGAGATTGTTTCGCCTTGTACGTGTTGAATAAACTAtaggtcaggggtccccaaactacggcccgcgggaagtcacaatacaaaaattaaataaaataaaaaacaatttttaattttgtctcctagccgctcaggcaaattatattgtctaaaaatgcatacatttttttaacccaatgcggccccagagtcaaaaagtttggggacccttgctaTAGGTATTATAAGTTAATATAGAATAAAACACTAACAAAACATCAGGAGTTTGTAGAATAACAGCACTTTACCAAGGGATCTAACTTTGTTCATTCCAGTTATTAATACAGCATAAAATAGATTCTTACAAATTATTGCCCCAATGAGTAACATTGGGAAATCAGTAAAATAAatcttaattttattttaataataaaattattaatttaaatttgtactgtcatatttaatTACTGTTATTTACACAAGTAATAAATAACATCAAAATCTTTAAGGAATgtgattttaaatgttttgttgtgAAATTAATCAATGCATAATAATCGTGATATCGTGAAACTGTGATTATTACTCAGACTACAAATGTACAGTCAAAATCTATAATCGTTGCATCCCTAAGCAAACTGTATGTTACTATTCTTGATGTGTTAAAACTGACTACATGCATGCTAGTTTATCTAATTGACAAATCAACAAAGCAGAGCCATTGAATGATGTAAGAACTTGTTTTATAAGTAGTAAATGGGGTCAGTCACTTACAGCTGGACGCCCTGGCCGGGAAGAAGTCCGAGACTCCCCTGGCTTATGACGACTATCACGAGACAGAATAGGAGAATCCATTTTGGAGGAGCCTGAAAATAATAATGGTGTTCATGTAGTAGTTTTGAGAAGGAATTGTTGTTGGAGAAGAAGCAATCGTTTACAACAGGAACTCACTGAGGATGCGATGTCTTTCTAACGAGCCTGTCTGTGGCAGATTAGATATGATGGCCATACTGTCTCCTCTCTCCCAGCGATCGTTTCGGCTGAGATCTGGATTACTGCCACAAATAGTCTCACATCAGTATAAAGCTAAAATTTTAACTAGGAAACTCCCATTAAACTCCCAGGTTTTCTTGCTGAATAACACTTGTGTGAATGGTTGCATCAGTATTTACGAAACGAGAACAAAGTATCATTTGAATACCTAGCTCTAACTGGATGCCTAATTCCAGAGGTCAGGTTGGTGTTGAGAGCTGTGGCAATTGATGCTGTTCTCTGGGGAATCTGTTGATTAAAGAGCTACATACAGTAATATATTCTGCATCGTATAACACTTACTAGATATCCCTTGCAAAAGGGCTTAATTAGGTGCATCTTTTCTTCTTTTGTATTTGTTATTTTGCTAAATGAATCATTCTAGCTCACCTTGGGTGGAAGTTCCGCATCTGGCAACCGAATCCAGGGCCCACGCTCTTCTCTGATTTGGTGTATTTGTGGTGCAGGGGTCTCAGATGTGGGGTCTGAGTTCTGACGCACTAGCTCTCGGGAGTGGATGGGTCGTGGTGTAGGGGCGAGGGAGGGATCCTGGGTGGGGAATGCGGACATGGTCTTAGTGGGCTGGTCACAGAGAGACTGGGAGCGTGGGACAGGGGCAGCATAAGGTTTTAGTGGAACCAAATGAGCCATCTGGAACTGGAGGAGGTCAGCAGGTAAGTAGAGCAGGCCCAGAAAGAAGACCAATCCAAGATAGAAGCCGGCGTAGGAAAGGAGGTTGAAtgcaaagtatttaaaaaaagaaagagggAAACATTTTTATAAAGGCAAACGTAAGAATTTCAGCGTCAAGTAGATTTAAAAGAAAGCTTTAAATTGCCATTACCCACCTTGCCCTGCCCCCCTTGTGGTTCAACAGGTCTCTGCATTGGGGGCGTCTGAGCAGACTGGGCAACTCCAGACTGGCTGATTGAATCTGAGCGTGACTGGATGGCAGTGTCAGAGACAGTGGTACAGATTTTGGGAGAGCCTTGTCGGTTGAGCTTACTTCGCTCTTCCACCTGGATTTTGAAAAACAGTGGAAGGATTTAAAAAAGGGTAAGCGACATATAGCAGGTTGAGTTGTGTGTGTTAATAGTGTTTGACACAGCTCTACCTCTCGGGCCCATGTGGGTTTGTTGTTGGCCTCCAAGTTTTTGTTATAGTGGTAGAGCTGGGGCTTCTTTTCCTGCTGCTGTTGCTGCAGTGACACTAGGTAAGCATGTTCCTGTTGCAACTGTCTCTGCAGCCGCTCTGACTGACGCTGCTCCTCCAGCTGCTTGCGCTTATACTCCTGAGCAAAGAAAAACACTGTAGTCAGGAAGGTGCTCAACACAGAGAACATCACTCCATCAAAGAAGCATATACAAGTTTTAGCTCAACAACTCAGACCACATTCATTTTATTGTCTCAAATGTATGTGACTATCAAAAATATGGGAGTCAATTACCAGCCcacaatgaaaaaaatattgatttgttTCTGCGGCTTCACATTTCATGTAGTGTAATAAACAAAGTGTAACTGTAAGTCAGTCAACCTATTGGTTTTTAATTCAGAGTTATGAACTACATGCGTCACTGTGGCGCTTAATGCTTTCTTCTTTCTACAAGACACAGGAAAGGAGATAGGATAAAAATAAATTCAAC carries:
- the mink1 gene encoding misshapen-like kinase 1 isoform X5; translated protein: MSENAPTRSLDDIDLAALRDPAGIFELVEVVGNGTYGQVYKGRHVKTGQLAAIKVMDVTEEEEEEIKAEINMLKKYSHHRNIATYYGAFVKKSPPGHDDQLWLVMEFCGAGSVTDLVKNTKGSSLKEDWIAYICREILRGLSHLHAHKVIHRDIKGQNVLLTENAEVKLVDFGVSAQLDRTVGRRNTFIGTPYWMAPEVIACDENPDSTYDYRSDIWSLGITAIEMAEGAPPLCDMHPMRALFLIPRNPPPKLKSKKWSKKFIDFIEACLVKTYTSRPSTEQLLKHSFIRDQPTERQVRIQLKDHIDRTRKKRGEKEETEYEYSGSDEEDENRSDDRESSSILNVPGESTLRRDFQRLQQENKERSEAHKRQQAQLAAQRRDPEEHKRQLLHDRQKRIEEQKEQRRRLEEQQRKEREMVRQQQEKGPHRRLDDMRREEDRRLAEREQEYKRKQLEEQRQSERLQRQLQQEHAYLVSLQQQQQEKKPQLYHYNKNLEANNKPTWAREVEERSKLNRQGSPKICTTVSDTAIQSRSDSISQSGVAQSAQTPPMQRPVEPQGGQGKFQMAHLVPLKPYAAPVPRSQSLCDQPTKTMSAFPTQDPSLAPTPRPIHSRELVRQNSDPTSETPAPQIHQIREERGPWIRLPDAELPPKIPQRTASIATALNTNLTSGIRHPVRASNPDLSRNDRWERGDSMAIISNLPQTGSLERHRILSSSKMDSPILSRDSRHKPGESRTSSRPGRPASYKRAIGEDHGLFAKERAEEQPRPPVKANDYSSSSESSESSEESESGEGVEEEESPTDRHRDADTDSVNTMVVHEDEAEEGEVEQAGGYGDHTMLVQRTPEKRSHNGYTNLPDVVQPSHSPTDSTTHSSPGKDSVYDYQSRCLVKAPGKSSFTTFVDLGMYQTPGGTVDNISVSSSRFEQLKMEVRKGSMVNVNPTNTRPPNDTPEIRKYKKRFNSEILCAALWGVNLLVGTENGLKLLDRSGQGKVYPLINSRRFQQMDVLEGLNLLITISGKKNKVRVYYLAWLRNKILHNDPEVEKKQGWTTVGEMEGCVHYKVVKYERIKFLVIALKNAVEVYAWAPKPYHKFMAFKSFADLPHRPVLVDLTVEEGQRLKVIYGSCAGFHAIDVDSGNNYDIYIPVHIQSHITPHAIVFLPSSDGMEMLLCYEDEGVYVNTYGRIIKDVVLQWGEMPTSVAHICSNQIMGWGEKAIEIRSVETGHLDGVFMHKRAQRLKFLCERNDKVFFASVRSGGSSQVYFMTLNRNCIMNW
- the mink1 gene encoding misshapen-like kinase 1 isoform X6, with protein sequence MSENAPTRSLDDIDLAALRDPAGIFELVEVVGNGTYGQVYKGRHVKTGQLAAIKVMDVTEEEEEEIKAEINMLKKYSHHRNIATYYGAFVKKSPPGHDDQLWLVMEFCGAGSVTDLVKNTKGSSLKEDWIAYICREILRGLSHLHAHKVIHRDIKGQNVLLTENAEVKLVDFGVSAQLDRTVGRRNTFIGTPYWMAPEVIACDENPDSTYDYRSDIWSLGITAIEMAEGAPPLCDMHPMRALFLIPRNPPPKLKSKKWSKKFIDFIEACLVKTYTSRPSTEQLLKHSFIRDQPTERQVRIQLKDHIDRTRKKRGEKEETEYEYSGSDEEDENRSDDRESSSILNVPGESTLRRDFQRLQQENKERSEAHKRQQAQLAAQRRDPEEHKRQLLHDRQKRIEEQKEQRRRLEEQQRKEREMVRQQQEKGPHRRLDDMRREEDRRLAEREQEFIRHKLEEEQRQLEILQQQLLQEQALLMEYKRKQLEEQRQSERLQRQLQQEHAYLVSLQQQQQEKKPQLYHYNKNLEANNKPTWAREVEERSKLNRQGSPKICTTVSDTAIQSRSDSISQSGVAQSAQTPPMQRPVEPQGGQGKDPSLAPTPRPIHSRELVRQNSDPTSETPAPQIHQIREERGPWIRLPDAELPPKIPQRTASIATALNTNLTSGIRHPVRASNPDLSRNDRWERGDSMAIISNLPQTGSLERHRILSSSKMDSPILSRDSRHKPGESRTSSRPGRPAETEMALHAVMSCIKDHGLFAKERAEEQPRPPVKANDYSSSSESSESSEESESGEGVEEEESPTDRHRDADTDSVNTMVVHEDEAEEGEVEQAGGYGDHTMLVQRTPEKRSHNGYTNLPDVVQPSHSPTDSTTHSSPGKDSVYDYQSRCLVKAPGKSSFTTFVDLGMYQTPGGTVDNISVSSSRFEQLKMEVRKGSMVNVNPTNTRPPNDTPEIRKYKKRFNSEILCAALWGVNLLVGTENGLKLLDRSGQGKVYPLINSRRFQQMDVLEGLNLLITISGKKNKVRVYYLAWLRNKILHNDPEVEKKQGWTTVGEMEGCVHYKVVKYERIKFLVIALKNAVEVYAWAPKPYHKFMAFKSFADLPHRPVLVDLTVEEGQRLKVIYGSCAGFHAIDVDSGNNYDIYIPVHIQSHITPHAIVFLPSSDGMEMLLCYEDEGVYVNTYGRIIKDVVLQWGEMPTSVAHICSNQIMGWGEKAIEIRSVETGHLDGVFMHKRAQRLKFLCERNDKVFFASVRSGGSSQVYFMTLNRNCIMNW